A region from the Acipenser ruthenus chromosome 49, fAciRut3.2 maternal haplotype, whole genome shotgun sequence genome encodes:
- the LOC131721892 gene encoding growth/differentiation factor 8-like, which translates to MLLLQRAACVRYLVACAVLFCRTPGAELRPRQQDQARDTLLLEAVKKGILESLGAESPPVPRETVPTHELERVRSLYEEKLRELRKNTTGEDIHSSETRTILLTAKLEPSVESIELHKGVASQHTQKFKAVFHKTNLITNKLHIVRAELKLYKQLLNALPPRKHPSGITLYKLQKTAPDREPTANLIASDLLAFKNVDVKAAISEWQASSEITLELGIEFVPQANESLLSWAEPQQLTLQIETKEGEDRQRRKRSVVSEEDCKKNENECCRKSLRVSFKDIGWTDWVVAPESYTMYFCDGSCPHNYKPASMHAQIKSRMHHFSKGATPAPCCIPASYEPMVLMHYNTEGKLTLTPFNDMIVSKCYCA; encoded by the exons ATGCTGCTATTACAGAGAGCTGCATGCGTCAGGTACCTCGTGGCCTGTGCGGTTTTATTCTGTAGAACGCCGGGGGCGGAATTGAGACCCCGCCAGCAGGACCAAGCACGGGACACGCTCCTACTTGAAGCTGTCAAAAAGGGAATACTCGAATCTCTGGGAGCTGAGAGCCCGCCTGTTCCCCGCGAGACAGTGCCCACGCACGAGCTGGAGAGGGTGCGGAGCCTGTATGAGGAGAAACTGCGTGAACTCCGAAAAAACACGACGGGAGAAGACATCCATTCATCAGAGACGAGGACAATTCTACTTACAGCTAAGT TAGAACCTTCTGTTGAAAGTATAGAACTACACAAAGGAGTTGCCAGCCAACACACTCAGAAGTTCAAAGCCGTGTTCCACAAGACCAACCTAATTACAAACAAACTCCACATCGTACGCGCTGAACTAAAGCTTTACAAACAACTACTAAATGCCCTTCCCCCCAGAAAGCATCCTTCTGGGATCACCCTTTACAAACTACAGAAGACTGCTCCGGACCGTGAACCGACTGCAAACCTCATTGCCTCAGATCTCTTGGCCTTCAAAAACGTTGATGTCAAAGCCGCCATTTCAGAATGGCAAGCGAGCTCAGAAATCACTTTGGAGCTGGGGATCGAATTTGTTCCACAAGCCAACGAAAGCCTCTTATCCTGGGCAGAACCTCAGCAACTCACGCTGCAGATCGAAACCAAGGAAGGAGAAGATAGACAGAGAAGGAAAAGATCTGTGGTGTCCGAGGAGGACTGTAAGAAAAATGAGAATGAGTGCTGCCGAAAATCGCTGAGGGTGTCCTTTAAGGACATTGGCTGGACTGACTGGGTGGTTGCCCCCGAATCCTACACCATGTATTTCTGTGATGGATCCTGCCCTCATAATTACAAGCCAGCCAGCATGCATGCACAGATCAAATCTAGAATGCACCATTTCTCTAAAGGAGCAACGCCTGCTCCCTGCTGCATCCCAGCCTCGTATGAACCCATGGTTCTAATGCACTATAACACTGAGGGGAAACTGACTTTGACTCCTTTCAATGATATGATTGTCAGCAAGTGTTATTGTGCTTAG